From one Bifidobacterium sp. WK012_4_13 genomic stretch:
- a CDS encoding Maf family nucleotide pyrophosphatase, translating to MALPLILASHSRPRRDLLYSAGICPMIRESHVDERAVILDMAKRQNVNPDQIPAQERVAALSRAKAQTVASSFKEVREAARNARGYRQISTPLKDGHGTISAVESMQEAIKSQRAMGTMQEGPLIVGCDSMFTLDGVTYGKPHTEERAKERLRLMSGATGTLWTGHCLIDLASGRELHAVSSAQVTFSELSADDIESYVATGEPLEVAGSFTLEGFGSAFISGIQGDPSGIIGLSVPTLRDMVESLGIRWTQLWNLTRDEKSPSNPDNPVAPKDNVHQPGDGWIECLCGHRHWGLNGASGVLLARRDADTGEVTDVLLQHRALWSAEGGTWGAPGGATSDGESPLEGALRESFEEANIHPDDIEVEGSYLEDHGPWGYTTVFAFEKPGHTVVPKANDDESLEVEWVPLSEVKNRTLISPLQQDWDEFVKRLQEISRRKLNDQL from the coding sequence GCAAAGAGGCAGAACGTCAATCCGGATCAGATTCCAGCGCAGGAGCGCGTCGCCGCACTGTCGCGGGCAAAGGCGCAGACCGTCGCGTCATCGTTCAAGGAAGTGAGGGAAGCGGCGAGGAATGCGCGTGGATATCGTCAGATCAGCACCCCACTCAAGGATGGTCATGGAACCATAAGTGCAGTCGAATCCATGCAGGAGGCCATCAAGTCGCAGCGGGCGATGGGAACGATGCAGGAGGGACCTCTGATCGTCGGATGCGACTCGATGTTCACTCTTGACGGTGTGACATATGGCAAGCCGCACACCGAGGAACGGGCGAAGGAACGCCTGCGGCTGATGAGCGGTGCCACGGGAACGCTCTGGACCGGTCATTGCCTCATAGACCTTGCCAGCGGAAGGGAACTCCATGCCGTCAGCTCGGCTCAGGTCACATTTTCAGAATTGAGCGCGGACGACATCGAGAGCTACGTCGCCACAGGAGAGCCGCTTGAGGTTGCCGGTTCGTTCACGCTTGAAGGCTTCGGCAGCGCATTCATCTCTGGGATCCAAGGCGATCCGAGCGGCATCATCGGTCTGAGCGTGCCGACCTTGCGAGATATGGTCGAGAGCCTTGGAATCCGGTGGACGCAGCTGTGGAACCTTACACGTGACGAAAAGAGCCCGTCGAATCCTGACAACCCCGTCGCTCCCAAGGACAACGTGCACCAGCCTGGAGACGGCTGGATCGAATGTCTGTGTGGCCACAGGCACTGGGGTCTCAATGGCGCCTCGGGCGTGCTTCTTGCGCGTCGTGACGCCGATACCGGCGAGGTGACCGATGTTCTCCTTCAGCATCGCGCTCTGTGGAGCGCCGAAGGCGGCACTTGGGGAGCGCCGGGTGGAGCGACCTCGGACGGTGAGAGCCCCTTGGAGGGAGCACTGCGGGAAAGCTTCGAAGAGGCGAACATCCATCCCGATGACATCGAGGTCGAGGGCTCATATCTTGAAGATCACGGACCATGGGGCTACACGACGGTGTTCGCCTTTGAAAAGCCCGGACATACGGTCGTTCCGAAGGCTAATGATGACGAGAGCCTTGAGGTGGAATGGGTTCCGCTGTCAGAGGTGAAGAATCGCACGCTGATTTCGCCGCTGCAGCAGGACTGGGATGAATTCGTCAAGCGTCTGCAGGAGATCTCTCGCAGAAAGCTCAACGATCAGCTCTAA